In a single window of the Hydrogenobaculum sp. 3684 genome:
- the flgF gene encoding flagellar basal-body rod protein FlgF, whose protein sequence is MALDYQPMYVLASGMSLEQRRLDVVANNIANADTPGFKKDFLSALAYYTPDATKEPGNAPDNPSNNYVYTIMEKIYTNYTEGPIKKTDNPLDLAINGKGFFKVMNDKGEIFYQRRGDFQLDKNGYLVNHYGMKVLGPKNQPIQIPPIATSIHISPQGNVFITTQGTNETPSQVGTIGLVDLTNPEKAGNDLYTAQNATPDTTSTLIQGALEGSNVNPVREMVQLIDLSKAYQVYGNLVKGLETTQSKVSNNFG, encoded by the coding sequence ATGGCTTTGGATTATCAACCGATGTATGTACTTGCCAGCGGAATGAGTTTAGAACAAAGAAGACTAGATGTAGTGGCCAACAACATAGCCAATGCAGATACACCTGGTTTTAAAAAAGATTTTCTATCAGCTTTAGCCTACTATACACCAGATGCCACCAAAGAACCTGGCAACGCCCCAGATAACCCTTCCAACAACTATGTATATACTATTATGGAAAAGATATACACAAACTACACAGAAGGACCTATAAAGAAAACCGACAATCCCCTTGATTTAGCCATAAACGGCAAAGGTTTTTTCAAAGTTATGAACGATAAAGGTGAAATATTTTATCAAAGAAGAGGAGATTTTCAGCTGGATAAAAATGGTTATCTCGTAAACCATTACGGTATGAAGGTATTGGGACCCAAAAACCAACCCATCCAAATACCACCTATTGCCACATCTATACATATTTCACCCCAAGGAAACGTGTTTATTACCACCCAAGGCACCAACGAAACACCTTCTCAAGTAGGTACCATAGGCTTAGTGGACCTCACAAACCCAGAAAAAGCTGGTAACGACCTTTACACAGCCCAAAACGCCACCCCAGACACCACATCTACTCTCATACAAGGGGCTTTGGAAGGCTCCAACGTAAATCCAGTAAGGGAAATGGTACAGCTTATCGACCTTTCAAAAGCCTATCAAGTCTATGGAAACCTTGTGAAAGGCCTAGAAACCACGCAGTCTAAAGTCTCAAATAACTTCGGTTAG